In Helianthus annuus cultivar XRQ/B chromosome 9, HanXRQr2.0-SUNRISE, whole genome shotgun sequence, the following are encoded in one genomic region:
- the LOC110876202 gene encoding uncharacterized protein LOC110876202 yields the protein MSKKIKNPETNSYELAPDSHETIERLVRTEREMIEDGSYFAGKDDPIVRVMGREHGGRTRAVSELIGSTQVHGGLFNNSKKRARRCNSLDANKEKGSVSWVDKNSGGPIISYPPIEKLTPCEMLFPFQVSDELTVAIGQIWPTSDRILHGKLISEGFVKVQVDNVIEGCEKMPVLEVTKTVDIKCVGDMLHCFVQWPRDAVKIVNKETSSRSVSFLERTRGSIHQATQAPRLKHKPIEEDPYELQMPIQQNIDQMSFMNMLMEVQELPEKQMANSHAPNLDPEFIDPEVTTALERTKTRPRAIQDMVELLSRCVGDNHSIQISSPARMYPQTVQDSIPYVELLQLFSNDWLDITVIHWFAMYFYESHNSRSAFFNPHHIKGDSCTKNSEGVQEHIIDMFMFHTDKTFFLAPYLAE from the exons AtgagtaaaaaaataaaaaacccagaAACTAACTCGTATGAACTTGCACCAGATTCGCATGAAACAATCGAACGTTTG GTCCGCACCGAGAGAGAGATGATAGAAGATGGTAGTTATTTTGCCGGAAAGGATGACCCGATTGTTAGAGTTATGGGACGTGAACACGGCGGAAGAACACGGGCAGTCTCCGAGCTTATAG GTTCAACACAGGTTCATGGAGGATTGTTCAACAATAGTAAAAAGCGAGCAAGAAGGTGCAATAGTTTGGATGCGAACAAGGAGAAAGGCTCGGTATCATGGGTGGACAAGAATTCCGGTGGACCGATCATATCCTATCCACCTATCGAG AAATTGACACCATGTGAGATGCTTTTTCCATTCCAAGTTAGCGATGAGTTGACGGTGGCTATAGGGCAGATATGGCCAACTTCTGATAGGATTCTACATGGCAAACTAATAAGCGAGGGTTTTGTAAAAGTTCAAGTAGATAATGTCATTGAAGGTTGCGAGAAAATGCCTGTTCTTGAAGTAACTAAAACTGTGGACATTAAATGTGTTGGAGACATGCTTCACTGTTTTGTTCAATGGCCAAGGGATGCAGTAAAG ATTGTGAACAAGGAAACATCCAGCAGGTCTGTGAGTTTCCTGGAACGAACCCGAGGCTCGATTCATCAAGCCACACAGGCGCCTCGCCTCAAACACAAGCCG aTTGAGGAAGACCCGTATGAACTACAAATGCCTATTCAACAAAACATTGATCAGATGAGTTTTATGAATATG TTAATGGAAGTGCAAGAACTACCTGAAAAACAAATGGCAAACAGTCATGCTCCTAATCTAGATCCAGAATTTATCGATCCTGAAGTAACTACTGCTTTGGAAAGAACAAAGACTAGGCCTCGTGCAATTCAAGATATGGTTGAACTATTATCAAGGTGTGTTGGGGATAACCATAGCATTCAGATTTCTTCACCGGCCAGGATGTATCCCCAAACGGTTCAGGATAGTATTCCATATGTGGAGTTGTTACAACTATTTTCTAATGATTGGCTTGACATCACTGTGATACATTGGTTTGCAAT GTATTTTTATGAGTCACATAATTCTCGAAGCGCATTTTTTAATCCGCACCACATCAAAGGTGATTCATGCACGAAAAATTCTGAAGGCGTTCAAGAACATATCATAGATATGTTTATGTTCCATACCGACAAAACATTTTTTCTTGCGCCATATTTAGCCGAGTAA